The following are encoded together in the Candidatus Margulisiibacteriota bacterium genome:
- the kdpB gene encoding K(+)-transporting ATPase subunit B codes for MEEGSGKRSMFDPYLLRLAWIESFKKLDLRTRLQNPVMLMVEIGSLLTVVFFVYALFRRTTEPLWFTGFISVWLWLTVLFSNFAEALSEMRGKARAQSLRQTRQEIRAKRLRKPDYIEKYEVVSSDQLEKGNYVFVEAGEVIPADGEVVSGAALVDESAVTGESAPVIRESGGDRSAVTGGTKVIANQIVVMVTTEQGQSFLDKMILLIEGAKRKKTPNEIALAALLLALTIVFLFVVISLIPLSVYSSVVTGRTSSVTITTVVALFVCLAPTTIAALLPAIGIAGMDRLFQSNVIALSGRAIEAAGDVNVLLLDKTGTITIGNREAVEFIPISAYSEHEVAEAAFYASIADDTPEGRSIVVLARNKHQLRVRELPPIARYIPFTAQTRMSGVDFDNSYYRKGSSDSIIDFVKLKGGSSSPELENIVATISKSGGTPLVVSHNNSIVGVIYLKDILKYGIRERFLQLRKIGIKTVMITGDNPLTAAAIAAEAGVDDFLAQATPEDKLEYIRNYQKQGYMIAMTGDGTNDAPALAQADVAVAMNTGTQSAREAANIIDLDSNPTKLINIVEIGKQILMTRGTLTTFSISNDIAKYFAIIPASLSSLYPQLNIFNIMHLANPYSAILSAVIFNALIIPALIPLALKGVRSHSMAASDLLTYNLFVYGLGGIVTPFICIKIIDLIINII; via the coding sequence TCTTTTTCGAAGAACAACCGAACCTTTATGGTTCACAGGGTTTATTTCGGTATGGTTATGGTTGACTGTTCTATTCTCTAATTTCGCTGAGGCGCTTTCGGAAATGAGAGGTAAAGCGCGTGCTCAGTCACTGCGCCAGACACGACAGGAAATTCGGGCTAAACGATTGCGTAAGCCTGATTATATCGAGAAATATGAAGTCGTGTCTTCTGACCAATTAGAAAAAGGTAATTATGTTTTTGTTGAAGCCGGAGAAGTTATTCCTGCAGATGGTGAAGTGGTTTCCGGTGCGGCTCTGGTTGATGAATCTGCTGTTACCGGAGAATCCGCTCCGGTAATACGGGAATCAGGCGGAGACAGGAGCGCGGTTACCGGGGGTACTAAGGTTATAGCGAATCAAATAGTTGTTATGGTCACTACTGAGCAAGGACAATCTTTTCTTGATAAAATGATCCTTTTGATCGAAGGCGCGAAACGGAAGAAAACACCTAACGAAATAGCGTTAGCTGCGTTATTGCTTGCCTTAACAATTGTTTTTCTTTTTGTGGTAATTAGTCTTATTCCTTTATCGGTGTACAGTTCCGTAGTAACAGGCCGTACCAGTTCTGTAACGATTACAACGGTTGTCGCATTGTTTGTGTGTTTAGCACCGACGACAATTGCCGCGCTTCTTCCGGCTATTGGAATTGCGGGTATGGATAGGTTGTTTCAGAGTAATGTTATCGCGTTATCCGGCAGAGCAATTGAAGCTGCCGGTGATGTGAATGTCCTTCTGCTCGATAAAACCGGAACGATAACCATAGGAAATCGTGAAGCCGTTGAGTTCATTCCGATTAGTGCCTATAGTGAGCATGAGGTTGCTGAAGCTGCCTTTTATGCCTCGATTGCCGATGATACGCCTGAAGGGAGAAGTATCGTTGTGCTGGCTAGAAATAAACATCAACTGAGAGTCAGAGAATTGCCGCCAATCGCCCGGTACATTCCCTTTACTGCACAGACAAGGATGAGCGGGGTAGATTTTGATAATAGTTATTACCGAAAAGGTTCTTCAGATTCTATTATAGATTTTGTTAAACTAAAAGGTGGCAGTTCCAGCCCGGAACTTGAAAATATTGTTGCTACTATCTCAAAGTCAGGGGGAACGCCTCTGGTTGTAAGTCATAACAATAGCATCGTTGGGGTTATTTATTTGAAGGATATTCTCAAATACGGTATTCGGGAAAGGTTCTTGCAACTTCGAAAAATTGGTATTAAAACCGTCATGATAACCGGAGACAATCCCCTTACCGCAGCAGCAATTGCTGCGGAAGCTGGAGTGGATGATTTTTTGGCACAAGCTACTCCGGAGGACAAATTAGAATATATTCGCAACTACCAGAAGCAAGGTTATATGATTGCTATGACCGGGGATGGTACCAATGATGCACCGGCACTAGCACAGGCGGACGTTGCTGTAGCTATGAATACGGGGACGCAGTCTGCCCGGGAAGCAGCGAATATTATCGATCTTGATAGTAATCCTACGAAACTTATTAATATCGTTGAGATAGGAAAGCAAATACTCATGACCAGAGGCACACTTACTACTTTTAGCATCTCTAATGATATCGCAAAATATTTCGCGATTATACCGGCATCGTTATCTTCTCTCTATCCGCAACTGAACATTTTTAACATTATGCATCTCGCTAATCCTTATAGTGCGATTCTTTCTGCTGTCATTTTTAATGCTCTCATTATTCCGGCACTTATTCCTCTGGCCCTGAAAGGTGTACGGTCACATTCCATGGCAGCATCTGACTTGCTGACGTATAACTTGTTTGTTTATGGACTGGGTGGTATCGTAACCCCCTTTATTTGTATAAAAATTATTGATCTGATTATTAATATTATTTGA
- a CDS encoding potassium-transporting ATPase subunit C, translating to MSQLKTAIILFFAFFMLLSVGYPLVITVVGQVLFPIQANGSLILNSEKKIVGSALIGQFFTDEEYFWSRPSATLGYPYNSLVSGGSQLGPTNSKLLDKVKGRVELLRHLGSNGVLPADMVMASGSGLDPDISIESALLQVPRVARARRMKEGSLRSIVSNHAERRQLSFLGVNRVNVLKLNRALDQMRTSEEKGVSDGR from the coding sequence ATGTCTCAGTTGAAAACGGCAATTATACTTTTTTTTGCATTTTTCATGTTATTGTCTGTTGGTTACCCTTTGGTTATAACGGTTGTAGGGCAAGTCCTCTTCCCAATCCAGGCTAACGGAAGTCTGATACTCAATTCCGAGAAGAAAATTGTCGGTTCAGCATTAATTGGCCAGTTTTTTACTGACGAAGAATATTTCTGGTCACGCCCTTCGGCGACTCTGGGATATCCCTATAATTCTCTGGTTTCCGGCGGTTCACAATTAGGTCCGACAAATAGTAAGTTGTTAGATAAGGTGAAAGGAAGGGTAGAGTTGCTCCGGCACCTGGGTAGTAACGGGGTTTTGCCTGCGGATATGGTTATGGCATCAGGGAGCGGGCTGGATCCTGATATCAGCATTGAATCTGCCTTGTTGCAGGTCCCGCGTGTTGCCCGTGCAAGGCGCATGAAGGAGGGAAGTCTTCGTAGCATAGTTTCGAATCACGCTGAACGGCGTCAGCTAAGTTTTCTTGGGGTTAATAGGGTTAATGTCCTGAAACTAAATAGGGCTCTGGACCAGATGCGGACCAGCGAAGAAAAAGGAGTTAGTGATGGGAGATAA
- a CDS encoding sensor histidine kinase KdpD, with protein sequence MGDNDDTRPSPESFLETASKEEPGQARGKMTIYFGAAPGVGKTYAMLVDAKLRKQEGLDIVVGTVDTHGRAETEALLAGMEIVPPLVYSYRGIQLKEMNLEAILVRRPRIVLVDELAHTNGPGLRNLKRYQDVEEILNAGINIYTTLNVQHLESVNETIRQITDVIVRETLPDTFFEIASEIKLIDLPSEELLKRLQEGKVYMKDMAGQAAQRFFRAGNLLALRELALRYVAGRVDLDMRKYMRAKAITGPWPTKERLLLAIYASPYAEQLVRSTFKIASDLDVEWVTLFVETPSHKTISDREQKWLTDALELAKDLGSQIVWIKGDSIAEEIYRYVNSHNITKIAMGKPNRFGLFSPINNNFMQRIRDVDLFLFAGHGKQFLPKKKRKRIHISISSYLVSLLAVVVVSFFGFLFRNAIGEATLLFLLLLPIIGISLFFRRGPSVFAALISIFIFASVFLPSGIHRGAIDLGYFITFIIYLAVAVVISNLASDLRVKVEFARQSEAKNTVLYGLSQELITAQSIDQVGSTIIRHAKQIYPCEVVFLIPQESKLMINTATPGFPMNMKELGVANWVWANNKPAGISSDTLPQSAAYYLPVSTIGRAKGVVGFNFENPEQVLTLSNKIVLDTIARLGALAIERIERNICI encoded by the coding sequence ATGGGAGATAATGATGATACAAGGCCTAGTCCCGAATCCTTTCTTGAGACGGCTAGTAAGGAAGAACCAGGGCAGGCCAGAGGAAAGATGACTATCTATTTCGGAGCTGCTCCCGGGGTCGGCAAGACTTATGCTATGCTTGTTGATGCAAAGTTAAGAAAGCAAGAGGGTCTCGATATTGTTGTTGGTACGGTTGATACGCATGGGAGGGCGGAGACTGAAGCACTTCTTGCAGGAATGGAAATAGTTCCGCCATTAGTTTACAGCTATCGTGGTATTCAGTTGAAAGAAATGAATCTGGAAGCAATCCTTGTGCGTCGACCACGAATTGTTCTGGTGGATGAACTCGCTCACACCAATGGTCCTGGACTTCGAAACCTGAAGCGGTATCAAGATGTTGAAGAAATTCTTAATGCCGGAATAAATATTTATACCACACTTAATGTTCAGCATCTCGAAAGCGTCAATGAAACAATTCGTCAAATTACGGATGTTATTGTGAGGGAAACGCTTCCTGATACTTTTTTTGAGATTGCCTCTGAAATCAAACTTATTGATCTGCCATCGGAAGAATTGCTCAAGAGATTGCAGGAAGGGAAAGTATATATGAAGGATATGGCTGGTCAGGCTGCTCAAAGGTTTTTTCGTGCAGGTAATCTTTTGGCTTTGCGGGAATTAGCCCTTCGTTATGTGGCCGGAAGGGTAGATCTTGATATGCGTAAATATATGCGTGCAAAAGCTATTACCGGACCTTGGCCTACTAAAGAGAGGCTTTTGCTGGCGATATACGCAAGCCCCTATGCTGAGCAGCTGGTACGTTCTACTTTTAAGATTGCTTCAGATCTCGATGTAGAATGGGTAACACTCTTTGTGGAAACGCCCAGTCATAAAACTATATCGGATAGAGAGCAAAAGTGGCTGACTGACGCATTAGAGCTAGCTAAAGATCTCGGCTCTCAGATCGTATGGATTAAAGGGGATTCAATTGCTGAAGAAATCTATCGGTATGTCAACAGTCACAATATTACTAAGATAGCTATGGGAAAACCAAACAGGTTTGGTTTGTTTTCCCCTATAAACAATAATTTTATGCAGCGTATACGTGATGTTGATTTATTCCTTTTTGCGGGGCATGGAAAGCAGTTCCTTCCCAAGAAGAAGAGGAAACGGATACATATTAGTATTTCCAGTTATCTCGTAAGCCTTTTGGCTGTTGTTGTTGTATCTTTTTTTGGATTTCTTTTCCGGAATGCTATAGGAGAGGCGACATTGTTGTTTTTATTGTTGTTGCCAATTATTGGGATTTCTCTTTTTTTTAGAAGAGGCCCATCTGTTTTTGCTGCTCTTATAAGCATCTTTATTTTTGCCAGTGTTTTTTTGCCTTCTGGTATTCACCGCGGGGCGATTGATCTGGGATATTTCATTACTTTTATTATTTATCTGGCTGTAGCTGTTGTCATTAGTAATCTTGCGTCTGACTTGCGTGTAAAGGTAGAGTTTGCGCGGCAGAGCGAAGCTAAGAATACGGTTCTTTACGGCTTGAGCCAAGAGCTGATTACTGCTCAAAGTATTGACCAGGTCGGCTCCACAATTATTCGACATGCTAAGCAGATATATCCGTGTGAGGTAGTGTTTTTAATCCCCCAGGAATCAAAGTTAATGATCAATACTGCTACTCCAGGATTCCCAATGAATATGAAAGAATTGGGGGTTGCCAATTGGGTATGGGCGAATAATAAGCCTGCAGGTATCAGTTCTGACACTTTGCCTCAGTCTGCTGCTTATTATTTGCCGGTATCAACCATCGGAAGAGCTAAAGGCGTTGTCGGCTTTAATTTTGAGAA